The proteins below come from a single Balaenoptera acutorostrata chromosome 2, mBalAcu1.1, whole genome shotgun sequence genomic window:
- the LOC103003549 gene encoding LOW QUALITY PROTEIN: Golgi phosphoprotein 3-like (The sequence of the model RefSeq protein was modified relative to this genomic sequence to represent the inferred CDS: substituted 2 bases at 2 genomic stop codons) gives MTNKGETWNSLKLHYQLRNEXLAXNLVEKGMLTTEKQNFLLFDMTTHPLTNNNIKQRLIKKVQEAVLDKWVNDPHRMDKRLLALIYLAHASDVLENAFAPLLDEQYDLATKWVRQLLDLDPEVECLKASTSKVLWAVVAAFTK, from the exons atgacaaataaAG GTGAGACATGGAATTCATTAAAACTGCATTATCAATTAAGAAac GAATGATTAGCTTAAAACCTGGTAGAAAAGGGCATGTTGACAACCGAGAAACAGAACTTCCTTCTTTTTGACATGACAACACATCCCCTCACCAACAACAACATTAAGCAGCGCCTCATCAAGAAGGTGCAGGAGGCCGTTCTCGACAAATGGGTGAATGACCCTCACCGCATGGACAAGCGCCTGCTGGCCCTCATCTACCTGGCCCACGCCTCGGATGTCCTGGAGAACGCGTTCGCGCCCCTCCTGGACGAGCAGTACGACTTAGCCACCAAGTGGGTGCGGCAGCTCCTGGACTTAGACCCTGAGGTGGAGTGTCTGAAGGCCAGCACCAGCAAGGTGCTGTGGGCAGTGGTGGCCGCCTTCACCAAGTGA